The Pelagibacterium halotolerans B2 genome has a segment encoding these proteins:
- a CDS encoding DUF983 domain-containing protein gives MAEHTEGLSPLATGLKGRCPRCGEGHIFSGFLTVADSCDACGLDFSFADSGDGPAVLIMFPVGTIVVVGWLITDALFGWPAVAQLAIWLPMTLVLSLLMLRPFKGAMINLQYKTGARPGGELGERDDT, from the coding sequence ATGGCTGAACATACTGAGGGGCTTTCCCCACTCGCGACCGGACTTAAGGGCCGCTGTCCGCGTTGTGGCGAGGGCCATATTTTTTCCGGCTTTCTCACGGTTGCCGATAGTTGCGACGCTTGCGGACTCGATTTTTCGTTCGCGGACAGCGGGGACGGTCCTGCCGTGCTCATCATGTTTCCGGTCGGAACCATCGTGGTCGTCGGCTGGCTCATCACCGATGCGTTGTTTGGCTGGCCGGCCGTGGCCCAACTTGCGATCTGGCTTCCAATGACGCTTGTCCTGTCGCTTCTGATGCTTCGGCCCTTCAAGGGTGCGATGATCAACCTGCAGTACAAGACCGGCGCCCGGCCCGGTGGCGAATTGGGCGAACGGGATGACACATAG
- a CDS encoding GNAT family N-acetyltransferase, with translation MFTFAAIRQTTPEIRGDGLVLRSPRQNDYTAWRKLRLDSRTFLTPFEPRWSEAELSNRSFAARVRRNRRDALYGTEFSLFIFTQNGRLSTLVGGMTLSNVRRRAFQNVTLGYWMGEQFAGKGIMTRSVALILPFVFDSLNLHRIEAACLPDNTASRRVLSANGFREIGIAENYLQINGEWRDHMLFALTREHYDDLAG, from the coding sequence ATGTTCACCTTCGCCGCTATCCGCCAGACCACTCCGGAGATTCGTGGCGATGGTCTGGTGTTGCGCTCGCCGCGGCAGAACGACTATACGGCCTGGCGCAAGCTGCGGCTCGACAGCCGTACGTTCCTGACGCCTTTCGAGCCACGCTGGTCGGAGGCCGAACTTTCAAACAGGAGCTTTGCCGCCCGCGTGCGCCGCAACCGCCGCGATGCGCTCTACGGAACCGAGTTTTCGCTGTTCATTTTCACCCAGAACGGACGGCTGTCGACGTTGGTTGGGGGCATGACGCTGTCCAATGTCCGTCGACGAGCGTTTCAGAACGTCACGCTTGGCTATTGGATGGGCGAACAATTCGCGGGAAAAGGCATTATGACGCGCTCGGTTGCCCTGATCTTGCCGTTTGTGTTCGACAGCTTGAACCTTCACCGCATCGAAGCGGCCTGCCTGCCCGACAATACGGCATCGCGCCGTGTCCTCTCGGCCAATGGCTTTCGCGAAATCGGAATCGCCGAGAATTATCTGCAAATCAACGGCGAGTGGAGGGATCACATGCTGTTTGCACTGACGCGTGAGCACTACGACGATCTCGCCGGTTGA
- the ctaD gene encoding cytochrome c oxidase subunit I, translating to MAHADAAHSDAAHGAPAGWKRWVYSTNHKDIGVLYLIFAIIAGIVGGALSGFMRWELAEPGIQIFPGLAQMVYGVGGDASIDAGKHMFNVFTTAHGLIMVFFMVMPAVIGGFANYFVPLMIGAPDMAFPRMNNISFWLLPPAFLLLLMSLFMEGPPGAMGVGGGWTIYPPFSTSGQPGPAMDYAILSLHLAGASSILGAINFITTILNMRAPGMTMFKMPLFAWSVLVTAFLLLLALPVLAGAITMLLTDRNFGTAFFDPAGGGDPILFQHLFWFFGHPEVYIMILPGFGIISHIISTFSRKPIFGYLGMVMAMVAIGAVGFIVWAHHMYTTGISLNTQRYFVAATMIIAVPTGVKIFSWIATMWGGSMRFTTPMLWAVGFIFLFTVGGVTGVVLANAGADRALHDTYYVVAHFHYVLSLGAVFTIFAGWYYWFPKMFGVMYNEFLGKLHFWIMFVGVNLIFFPQHFLGLAGMPRRYIDYPDSYALWNSVSSWGYLVTLVAMGVFFFSVFEAFARKRKAADNPWGEGATTLEWTLSSPPPFHQFETLPRFK from the coding sequence ATGGCACACGCTGACGCAGCTCATTCCGACGCCGCACACGGAGCTCCCGCCGGTTGGAAGCGGTGGGTCTATTCGACCAACCACAAGGACATTGGCGTCCTGTACCTGATCTTCGCGATCATCGCCGGCATCGTCGGTGGCGCGCTTTCGGGCTTCATGCGCTGGGAACTGGCCGAGCCGGGTATTCAGATTTTCCCAGGCCTCGCCCAGATGGTTTATGGCGTCGGAGGTGATGCCTCCATTGATGCCGGCAAGCACATGTTCAACGTTTTCACGACCGCGCACGGTCTGATCATGGTGTTCTTCATGGTTATGCCGGCGGTCATCGGCGGATTTGCCAACTATTTCGTGCCGCTCATGATCGGCGCGCCGGACATGGCGTTCCCGCGGATGAACAACATCTCGTTCTGGCTCCTCCCGCCTGCCTTCCTGCTGCTTTTGATGAGCCTGTTCATGGAAGGCCCTCCGGGCGCCATGGGTGTCGGCGGCGGCTGGACGATCTATCCGCCTTTCTCGACCTCGGGTCAGCCTGGCCCTGCAATGGACTACGCGATCCTCTCGCTCCACCTTGCCGGTGCATCCTCGATCCTTGGCGCCATCAACTTCATTACCACCATCCTGAATATGCGTGCTCCGGGCATGACCATGTTCAAGATGCCGCTTTTCGCCTGGTCGGTGCTGGTCACTGCGTTCCTGCTGCTGCTGGCCCTGCCGGTGCTCGCGGGCGCCATTACCATGCTGCTGACGGACCGCAATTTCGGCACGGCCTTCTTCGATCCGGCCGGGGGTGGCGATCCGATCCTGTTCCAGCACCTGTTCTGGTTCTTCGGTCACCCTGAAGTGTATATCATGATCCTGCCGGGCTTCGGCATCATCAGCCACATCATCTCGACCTTCTCGCGCAAGCCCATTTTCGGCTACCTGGGTATGGTGATGGCCATGGTCGCGATCGGTGCGGTCGGCTTCATCGTGTGGGCACACCACATGTACACGACCGGTATTTCGCTCAACACCCAGCGCTATTTCGTCGCCGCGACAATGATTATCGCGGTTCCGACCGGCGTTAAGATCTTCTCGTGGATCGCCACGATGTGGGGCGGCTCGATGCGGTTCACCACGCCCATGCTGTGGGCTGTAGGCTTTATCTTCCTGTTCACCGTCGGTGGTGTGACGGGCGTCGTTCTGGCCAACGCCGGTGCCGACCGCGCGCTGCACGATACCTACTATGTGGTGGCCCACTTCCACTACGTGCTCTCGCTGGGCGCCGTCTTCACCATCTTTGCGGGCTGGTACTACTGGTTCCCCAAAATGTTCGGCGTGATGTACAATGAGTTCCTGGGCAAGCTGCATTTCTGGATCATGTTCGTTGGCGTGAACCTGATCTTCTTCCCGCAGCACTTCCTGGGCCTGGCCGGCATGCCGCGCCGCTACATCGACTACCCCGACAGCTATGCGCTGTGGAACAGCGTATCGTCCTGGGGCTATCTTGTGACCCTGGTCGCCATGGGCGTCTTCTTCTTCTCGGTGTTCGAAGCCTTCGCACGGAAGCGCAAGGCTGCCGATAATCCCTGGGGTGAAGGTGCGACAACGCTGGAATGGACCCTGAGTTCGCCTCCGCCATTCCACCAGTTCGAGACCCTGCCGCGCTTCAAGTAG
- the thrC gene encoding threonine synthase, whose protein sequence is MQYVSTRGQSPALGFCDVVLAGLARDGGLYVPADWPRFTPEEIHNFGNRPYQDVALAVISKFVGDEIDQADLKAMIKSAYAGFNHPSVTPLVELEPGHFVLELWHGPTLAFKDVAMQFLARVIDHILGQRGERATIVGATSGDTGSAAIEAFRGRQNTDIFILHPKGRTSEIQRRQMTTVLDDNVFNIALEGTFDDCQAIVKAMFNDFAFRDGAKLSGVNSINWGRIAAQVVYYFTSAVALGAPHRKITFVVPTGNFGDIFAGYVAKRMGLPIEKLVIATNSNDILRRAVKFGRYDKRGVAQTVSPSMDIEVSSNFERLLFEALDRDGDKTAALFASLAQSGGFSIPEPALDTIREEFGTGMADETATRTIISDVLAHSKYLIDPHTAVGVAVARGFNFGHTPLVTLSTAHPAKFPETVEAATGRHPELPAHLADLGTREERFTVLANDETVVKDYIRAKTRAWED, encoded by the coding sequence ATGCAGTATGTCAGCACGCGCGGCCAGTCGCCCGCGCTCGGATTTTGTGACGTTGTGCTGGCCGGACTGGCGCGGGATGGCGGGCTCTATGTTCCTGCCGATTGGCCCCGGTTCACCCCCGAGGAAATCCACAATTTCGGCAACCGCCCCTATCAGGATGTCGCGCTCGCCGTTATCTCCAAATTCGTCGGCGATGAAATCGATCAGGCCGATCTCAAGGCGATGATCAAGTCCGCCTATGCCGGGTTCAATCATCCATCGGTTACCCCCTTGGTTGAACTCGAACCGGGCCACTTCGTCCTCGAGCTCTGGCACGGCCCGACGCTGGCCTTCAAAGACGTTGCCATGCAGTTTCTGGCGCGGGTAATCGATCACATCCTCGGTCAGCGCGGCGAGCGCGCGACAATTGTCGGTGCAACCTCGGGCGATACCGGTTCGGCGGCTATCGAGGCTTTCCGCGGCCGCCAGAACACAGACATCTTCATCCTTCACCCCAAGGGCCGTACCTCGGAAATCCAGCGCCGCCAGATGACCACGGTGCTCGATGACAACGTCTTCAACATCGCCCTTGAAGGCACCTTTGACGATTGCCAGGCAATCGTCAAAGCCATGTTCAACGATTTTGCCTTCCGCGATGGAGCGAAACTGAGCGGTGTCAATTCGATCAATTGGGGCCGCATCGCCGCGCAGGTGGTCTATTATTTCACTTCCGCGGTCGCGCTCGGCGCGCCGCACCGCAAGATCACTTTCGTGGTCCCGACAGGCAATTTCGGCGACATATTCGCCGGCTATGTCGCAAAGCGCATGGGTCTGCCCATCGAAAAACTGGTGATCGCCACCAATTCCAACGATATTTTGCGCCGTGCCGTAAAGTTCGGTCGCTATGACAAGCGTGGCGTGGCACAGACCGTCAGCCCCTCGATGGATATCGAGGTGTCATCGAATTTCGAGCGCCTGCTTTTTGAGGCGCTCGATCGCGATGGCGACAAGACCGCGGCGCTGTTTGCCTCGCTCGCCCAGTCGGGTGGATTTTCCATTCCCGAACCCGCACTCGACACGATCCGCGAGGAATTCGGGACGGGTATGGCCGATGAAACAGCCACCAGGACGATAATTTCCGACGTTCTGGCTCACTCCAAATATCTGATCGATCCGCATACGGCCGTTGGCGTCGCGGTCGCGCGCGGGTTCAATTTCGGGCATACGCCGCTCGTCACACTTTCAACCGCCCATCCGGCCAAATTTCCCGAAACGGTCGAGGCGGCAACCGGCCGGCACCCTGAACTGCCCGCTCACCTGGCCGACCTGGGAACCCGCGAGGAGCGGTTCACGGTGCTGGCCAATGACGAAACCGTCGTGAAAGACTATATCCGCGCCAAGACACGCGCCTGGGAGGACTGA
- a CDS encoding heme o synthase → MAYADDSNPTTPVYLGGQVEDYLELLKPRVMQLVVFTGFVGMLVAPGGINPVIGFIAILCIAVGAGASGALNMWYDADIDAIMSRTLNRPIPSGRITRENALVFGVTLSGFSVATLGLATNWLAAGLLAFTIFFYAVIYTMWLKRSTPQNIVIGGAAGAFPPMIGWAAVTGTVSWDALILFMIIFLWTPPHFWALALYKKGDYEAAGIPMLPNIAGERATQNQIVVYTVLLTAIGFGPVLTGLVGWFYAIPATILGVVFSVLAIRLRFSEGVEMKRRARVLFTYSLLYLFVLFVALLADVGLIRWFGAL, encoded by the coding sequence TTGGCTTACGCAGACGACAGCAACCCGACCACACCCGTCTATCTGGGCGGGCAGGTGGAAGATTATCTGGAGCTTTTAAAGCCCCGGGTGATGCAGCTCGTCGTCTTTACGGGGTTCGTGGGCATGCTGGTGGCGCCCGGGGGCATCAATCCGGTGATCGGCTTCATCGCCATCTTGTGCATCGCGGTCGGGGCGGGGGCCTCGGGCGCGCTCAACATGTGGTACGACGCCGATATCGACGCCATCATGAGCCGCACGCTCAACCGTCCGATACCGTCGGGCCGCATAACGCGTGAAAATGCGCTGGTCTTCGGCGTTACGCTTTCAGGATTTTCGGTTGCGACACTGGGCCTTGCCACAAACTGGCTGGCGGCCGGGCTCCTGGCGTTCACTATCTTCTTTTATGCCGTTATCTACACGATGTGGCTCAAGCGCTCGACGCCGCAAAACATAGTGATTGGCGGTGCTGCCGGTGCGTTCCCTCCGATGATCGGGTGGGCGGCGGTCACTGGGACCGTATCCTGGGACGCCCTGATCCTTTTCATGATCATCTTTTTGTGGACACCGCCGCACTTCTGGGCGCTGGCTCTCTACAAGAAGGGCGACTATGAGGCTGCAGGCATCCCCATGCTGCCCAATATTGCTGGTGAGCGCGCCACCCAGAATCAGATCGTCGTCTATACGGTTCTGCTGACCGCCATCGGCTTCGGCCCGGTGCTGACCGGTCTTGTGGGTTGGTTCTATGCCATTCCGGCAACCATTCTGGGTGTCGTCTTTTCAGTTCTGGCCATTCGCTTGCGCTTTTCCGAAGGCGTTGAGATGAAGCGGCGCGCCCGCGTCCTTTTCACCTATTCCCTGCTGTATCTGTTTGTGTTGTTCGTGGCGCTCCTGGCCGATGTGGGCCTGATAAGATGGTTTGGAGCACTCTAA
- a CDS encoding M16 family metallopeptidase: MTVRTTTLDNGMTVITDAMPHLESAALGVWVKSGSRSETEQQHGVSHLLEHMAFKGTSRRSAREIAETIESVGGDINAATSIEHTGYFARVLKDDVALAADILADILQNSVFDENELAREQRVICQEIGATHDNPDDHVFDLFQEAAFPDQPIGRTILGTEGSVRGFNADTIRAYMDQHYVGDQMVISAAGNVNHDELVDLANDRFHQLKRTGAPLPERANYVGGEFKEISDHEQAHIVLGLEGRAYNSDGFYAAQILSSILGGGMSSRLFQEVRERRGLCYSVYAFHWAFADSGVFGIAAATGGDDVEELLPVMLEELQKSTRDITDAEVSRVRAQIRAGLLMSLESPSSRAGQLARQQILWGRPIPLQETVDRINRIDAERVRHVASQMFSQAKPAIAGIGPVKGIPDYSQVVDSFK, from the coding sequence TTGACCGTACGCACAACGACCCTCGATAATGGGATGACCGTTATCACCGACGCCATGCCGCATCTGGAAAGCGCGGCGCTGGGCGTCTGGGTCAAGTCCGGTTCGCGAAGCGAAACCGAGCAGCAACACGGTGTCTCGCACCTTCTCGAACACATGGCCTTCAAGGGCACCAGCCGGCGCTCGGCCCGTGAGATCGCCGAGACCATCGAATCGGTGGGCGGCGACATCAACGCGGCGACCTCGATCGAGCATACCGGCTACTTCGCCCGCGTCCTCAAGGACGATGTGGCTCTCGCTGCCGATATCCTCGCCGATATCCTGCAGAACTCGGTTTTCGACGAGAACGAGTTGGCCCGCGAACAGCGCGTCATCTGTCAGGAGATCGGGGCCACCCACGACAATCCCGACGATCACGTCTTCGACCTGTTTCAGGAAGCTGCCTTTCCCGATCAGCCCATCGGGCGGACGATTTTGGGGACCGAAGGGTCGGTGCGCGGCTTCAACGCCGACACCATCCGCGCCTATATGGATCAGCACTATGTCGGCGACCAGATGGTCATTTCGGCGGCCGGAAACGTCAATCATGACGAACTGGTCGACCTTGCCAATGATCGCTTCCACCAGCTCAAGCGGACGGGCGCCCCGCTGCCCGAAAGGGCCAATTATGTCGGTGGCGAGTTCAAGGAAATCTCCGATCACGAACAGGCCCATATTGTTCTGGGACTGGAAGGCCGGGCATACAATTCCGATGGCTTTTATGCAGCCCAGATCCTTTCATCGATCCTTGGTGGCGGCATGAGCTCGCGGCTGTTCCAGGAAGTGCGTGAGCGTCGTGGCCTGTGCTATTCGGTTTATGCCTTCCATTGGGCATTCGCCGACAGTGGTGTGTTCGGAATCGCGGCGGCGACGGGGGGCGATGATGTGGAGGAACTCCTGCCCGTCATGCTTGAAGAGCTGCAGAAATCGACGCGCGACATCACAGACGCCGAAGTCAGCCGCGTCCGCGCGCAGATCCGGGCGGGCCTTTTGATGTCGCTTGAAAGCCCTTCATCCCGTGCCGGGCAATTGGCGCGCCAACAGATCCTGTGGGGGCGGCCCATTCCGCTCCAGGAAACCGTAGATCGCATCAACCGCATCGATGCCGAGCGCGTGCGTCACGTGGCAAGCCAGATGTTCTCTCAGGCAAAGCCCGCCATTGCGGGAATTGGTCCGGTGAAGGGCATCCCCGACTACTCCCAGGTCGTGGACAGTTTCAAATAG
- a CDS encoding cytochrome c oxidase subunit 3: MAAHAKNHDYHLVDLSPWPFVGSVSAFIMAVGGIMWMHGGVPWLFAAGLVGVLYTMFAWWSDVVREANTGYHTPVVQLHHRYGMILFIASEVMFFVAWFWAYFEAAFYPDEIAQVGRVAFTGGVWPPQGVEVFDPWHLPLFNTLVLLLSGTTVTWAHHALLENDREGLKWGLILTVLLGALFSTVQVLEYTQAHFSFSGNIYGATFFMATGFHGFHVFIGTIFLLVCLIRAYAGQFTPKQHLGFEFAAWYWHFVDVVWLFLFASIYVWGSWGATIVHH; this comes from the coding sequence ATGGCAGCCCATGCAAAGAACCATGACTACCACCTGGTAGATTTGAGCCCCTGGCCCTTCGTGGGCTCCGTATCGGCATTCATCATGGCCGTCGGCGGCATAATGTGGATGCATGGTGGCGTGCCCTGGCTGTTCGCCGCCGGTCTGGTTGGCGTGCTCTATACGATGTTCGCCTGGTGGTCCGATGTCGTTCGGGAAGCCAATACCGGCTATCACACCCCGGTGGTTCAGCTTCACCATCGCTATGGAATGATCCTGTTCATTGCCTCGGAAGTGATGTTCTTTGTGGCCTGGTTCTGGGCCTATTTCGAAGCCGCCTTCTACCCCGACGAAATCGCGCAGGTCGGGCGTGTTGCCTTCACCGGCGGTGTCTGGCCCCCGCAGGGCGTGGAAGTCTTCGACCCCTGGCACCTGCCGCTCTTCAACACTCTGGTTCTCCTGCTGTCGGGCACCACGGTAACCTGGGCGCACCACGCGCTTCTGGAAAACGACCGTGAGGGTCTCAAATGGGGTCTGATCCTGACCGTCCTGCTCGGCGCGTTGTTTTCCACTGTCCAGGTGCTTGAATATACGCAGGCTCATTTCTCGTTCTCGGGCAATATCTACGGCGCTACCTTCTTCATGGCCACCGGCTTCCACGGCTTCCACGTTTTCATCGGCACCATCTTCCTTCTGGTGTGCCTGATCCGTGCCTATGCCGGCCAGTTCACGCCCAAGCAGCATCTGGGCTTTGAGTTCGCCGCCTGGTACTGGCACTTCGTTGACGTGGTCTGGCTGTTCCTTTTCGCCTCGATCTATGTCTGGGGCTCGTGGGGCGCGACGATCGTTCACCACTAA
- a CDS encoding cytochrome c oxidase assembly protein — MASIDHSPASGGNRKTLLWLVGIPTFMLGLSFAAVPLYDIFCRVTGYGGTTQVAEQNAKGVIAREMAVRFDATVDGGIPLRVEPANVETNAIGTISTITYLATNLSDEPLRTTASFNVTPESTGIYFNKIECFCFTEQVIAPNETVEMPVTYFVDPDLDENSELRTIRQITLSYTFHDS; from the coding sequence ATGGCATCGATCGATCATAGTCCGGCTTCGGGCGGCAACAGGAAGACACTTCTCTGGCTGGTTGGTATCCCGACATTCATGCTTGGGCTTTCCTTTGCCGCTGTGCCCCTCTATGACATTTTCTGCCGCGTGACCGGTTATGGCGGCACGACCCAGGTTGCCGAACAAAACGCCAAGGGTGTCATCGCCCGCGAGATGGCTGTGCGCTTTGATGCGACGGTCGATGGTGGCATTCCGTTGCGCGTCGAGCCGGCCAATGTAGAAACCAATGCGATCGGCACCATTTCGACAATCACCTATCTTGCAACCAACCTGTCCGATGAACCTCTGCGCACGACGGCGAGTTTCAATGTGACGCCAGAGAGTACCGGCATCTATTTCAACAAGATCGAGTGTTTCTGCTTTACCGAGCAGGTCATTGCACCCAATGAAACCGTCGAAATGCCCGTGACCTATTTTGTGGATCCGGACCTCGACGAAAATTCCGAATTGCGTACAATCCGCCAGATTACGCTGTCTTATACATTTCACGATTCCTAA
- a CDS encoding SURF1 family protein: protein MSDSKTQWDAQAKSEDALMAEASQVRPRWSFAQVSFVVLMAGLTVLFVALGTWQVERLAEKEALIAAVEERFDLDPQQFPPAESWAALDPQTLDYARFELTGAYERSETVLVFTNLPDPAGRYGGVGYWVMTPLVLDDGGIVWINRGFIPEAAAADFIDGSDAPQGRVTIEGVARRAEQAGSFTPEPDFEERREWIRNPARLSAFVNDFAGPVAPVTLDRVVGDPGELPQGGETQITFPNRHLEYAGTWYLFAVITPIMLGFWLWRQRRPRNLAHEEKDN from the coding sequence TTGAGCGATTCAAAGACCCAATGGGACGCGCAGGCGAAAAGCGAGGATGCTCTGATGGCCGAAGCCAGCCAAGTTCGACCGCGCTGGAGCTTTGCGCAGGTCAGCTTTGTGGTGCTGATGGCCGGGCTGACGGTGTTGTTCGTCGCGCTCGGCACATGGCAGGTCGAACGCCTCGCCGAAAAGGAAGCGCTTATTGCCGCGGTCGAGGAGCGCTTCGACCTCGATCCACAACAATTCCCCCCGGCCGAGAGCTGGGCGGCGCTCGACCCGCAAACCCTCGATTATGCGCGGTTTGAGCTGACGGGCGCCTACGAGCGTTCCGAGACGGTTCTGGTTTTTACCAATCTTCCCGATCCGGCCGGCCGCTATGGCGGCGTTGGCTATTGGGTGATGACCCCGTTGGTTCTCGACGACGGCGGCATTGTCTGGATCAACCGTGGCTTTATTCCTGAAGCCGCCGCGGCCGATTTCATTGATGGCAGCGACGCGCCCCAAGGCCGGGTGACAATCGAGGGTGTCGCGCGTCGCGCCGAGCAGGCTGGCAGTTTCACGCCCGAACCCGACTTTGAGGAGCGGCGTGAATGGATCCGCAATCCCGCCCGGCTGTCTGCTTTTGTCAATGATTTCGCCGGTCCGGTCGCGCCGGTAACGCTGGACAGGGTCGTCGGCGACCCTGGCGAGTTGCCGCAGGGTGGCGAAACGCAGATTACCTTCCCCAACCGGCACCTTGAATACGCCGGCACCTGGTATCTGTTCGCGGTCATCACGCCGATCATGCTTGGCTTCTGGCTGTGGCGTCAGCGGCGTCCCCGAAATCTTGCTCATGAGGAAAAGGACAATTAG
- the coxB gene encoding cytochrome c oxidase subunit II gives MTGFSFRLVRASLAALFFALIPAVASAQQAGHAVPGQIGFQPSVTPIMDSIVAFHDHLLMWIITAIVLLVLVLLIVVIVRFNQRTNPTPSKVTHNTLIEIVWTVVPVLILFVIAIPSFGVLADQQTIPDGERTYLGSQIFGGDVAVPEPSLTIKATGYQWYWGYEYMDEGVDFVSIMLNEEQREANKPDQPRLLAVDNELVVPVNTTVRVLVTAADVLHAFAVPSFGIKVDAVTSRNNETWFHARETGIYYGQCSELCGKDHAFMPIAVRVVEQDQFDAWLAAAEEGSLADANTALMASIQ, from the coding sequence GTGACAGGATTTTCTTTCCGTCTGGTCAGAGCCTCACTCGCCGCGCTGTTTTTTGCGCTGATCCCGGCAGTCGCCTCAGCTCAGCAAGCCGGGCACGCGGTGCCGGGGCAGATCGGCTTTCAGCCTTCGGTTACCCCCATCATGGACTCGATCGTCGCGTTCCATGACCACCTTTTGATGTGGATCATCACCGCGATCGTCCTGCTCGTTCTGGTGCTTCTGATCGTCGTGATCGTGCGCTTCAACCAGCGCACAAATCCCACCCCGTCCAAAGTCACGCACAACACGCTGATCGAGATCGTCTGGACGGTCGTGCCCGTGCTGATCCTTTTCGTGATCGCCATTCCTTCCTTTGGGGTTTTGGCCGACCAGCAGACCATCCCGGACGGAGAGCGCACCTATCTCGGGTCGCAGATTTTCGGTGGCGACGTGGCGGTCCCTGAGCCGTCCCTGACCATCAAGGCCACTGGCTATCAGTGGTATTGGGGCTACGAATATATGGACGAAGGCGTCGACTTCGTTTCCATAATGCTCAATGAAGAGCAGCGCGAAGCCAACAAGCCCGATCAGCCGCGTCTTCTCGCCGTCGACAACGAACTGGTTGTCCCGGTCAATACAACTGTCCGCGTGCTTGTCACCGCCGCCGACGTTCTGCACGCTTTTGCGGTGCCGTCCTTCGGCATCAAGGTCGATGCGGTGACCAGCCGAAACAATGAGACATGGTTCCATGCGCGTGAAACCGGTATCTATTACGGCCAGTGCTCCGAACTTTGCGGCAAGGATCACGCGTTTATGCCCATCGCGGTGCGCGTGGTCGAGCAGGATCAGTTCGATGCATGGCTGGCAGCCGCCGAAGAGGGCAGCCTGGCCGACGCCAACACTGCGCTGATGGCGTCGATCCAGTAA